The following are encoded together in the Acinetobacter radioresistens DSM 6976 = NBRC 102413 = CIP 103788 genome:
- a CDS encoding tetratricopeptide repeat protein — translation MNHIKPGIFALALLGVAGCQTAPLPQPEEQKLAPRPVPEVQATSSGVKITPYEPEEIKRQKVQIVVPEQKVQQQFKDGRELPAFRKMMLQTQTAYKQGQWSQAESYALQAQRLAPQSAETFLYLSMIANRQNKPANAEALARRGLSYAQSNPMKKQLWLNILKAAQSQKNSKSIQEAKTALNTF, via the coding sequence GTGAATCATATAAAACCTGGCATATTTGCCTTAGCATTGCTTGGAGTGGCTGGCTGTCAGACGGCGCCTCTACCTCAGCCTGAAGAACAGAAACTGGCACCAAGACCTGTTCCTGAAGTGCAGGCTACATCTTCGGGCGTAAAAATTACTCCGTATGAGCCGGAAGAAATTAAACGCCAGAAGGTGCAGATAGTGGTGCCTGAGCAAAAGGTTCAACAGCAGTTCAAGGATGGTCGTGAACTTCCTGCATTCCGGAAAATGATGTTGCAGACACAAACTGCTTATAAACAGGGCCAATGGTCTCAGGCTGAAAGCTATGCATTGCAAGCACAAAGACTGGCTCCTCAGTCCGCTGAAACCTTTTTGTATCTTTCAATGATTGCTAATAGACAAAACAAGCCAGCTAATGCGGAAGCACTGGCTCGCCGGGGCTTAAGCTATGCACAGAGCAATCCAATGAAAAAGCAGCTCTGGTTAAATATCTTAAAAGCGGCTCAATCTCAGAAAAACAGTAAAAGCATTCAAGAAGCCAAAACAGCTTTGAATACATTCTAG
- the mrcB gene encoding penicillin-binding protein 1B: MKFERGIGLIALIFSVLIIGGFVAFGIYLIRLDNIIRDKFEGQRWDIPAKVFARPLEIYTNAPVNQQDFAQELKLLGYKSASSYDKSGSYVSQGNTLYVHTRGFDFGDSVEPEQILELTFNDQKISEVRTTKPSTSGITRLEPLLIGGIYPQHNEDRVLIKLNRVPKPLIEALIATEDRNFYHHHGVSVRGIARALVSNLTGGRRQGGSTLTQQLVKNFYLSPEKTYKRKINEALMAMLIELHYDKDEILEAYLNEVNLGQNGNYSINGYGLASQFYFGLPLRELNISQQAFLVGLVQGPSLYNPWRNPEAAKKRRNVVLKNMQVMGYLTEAEYEEESARPLNVISKPTLGPAKFPDFLDIVRRQLRTEYQDGDLTNRGLRIFTTLDPIAQTRVQTAFKNSVERLSKRNPGRLKNLQGAVLIAHPENGELIAAVGSTQDFTGFNRALDAKRQVGSLLKPVIYLSAIESGRYTWASSIQDAAISIPIDKSKEWTPKNYAGGEYGVVSMMQALANSYNLSAVRLGQEFGLSTFTNQLRKFGVTSNIPAFPSIFLGAVEMSPMEVMSIYENFATGGFKYPPRAIRTVVDADGRLLDRYGLDVQQTIDPSSAYILNYGLQQVMNIGTGRSAYNSFPASLKLAGKSGTTNDTRDSWFAGYSGNHLAVVWLGLDNNKVTGLTGSTGALPVWINVMKQLKQEPVNLRQTDNVQWHWIDRATGYLSAQGCEGAMYIPILRHTVPRRATACGLSHYQVEPVYTPDTEHNDAPAPEEDSIENYIRESETEMEQTLPSSEGRIISSGSYEN, from the coding sequence ATGAAGTTTGAACGTGGTATTGGCTTGATTGCACTCATTTTTTCAGTGCTTATTATTGGGGGCTTTGTCGCCTTTGGAATATATTTAATCCGCTTAGATAATATTATCCGGGACAAATTTGAAGGACAGCGCTGGGATATTCCGGCGAAAGTTTTTGCTCGCCCTCTGGAAATCTATACCAATGCCCCGGTCAATCAGCAAGACTTTGCCCAAGAACTTAAATTGCTCGGCTATAAATCGGCAAGTAGTTATGATAAGTCAGGTTCATATGTATCTCAGGGGAATACCTTATATGTCCATACCCGGGGCTTTGATTTTGGTGATAGCGTAGAACCAGAACAGATTCTGGAATTAACTTTTAATGACCAGAAGATCAGCGAAGTACGCACAACCAAACCCTCTACAAGTGGTATTACCCGTCTGGAGCCCTTATTGATTGGCGGTATTTATCCGCAGCATAATGAAGACCGGGTTCTGATTAAACTGAACCGTGTACCAAAACCGCTCATTGAAGCTTTAATTGCGACTGAAGATCGGAACTTCTATCATCATCATGGTGTTTCAGTGCGAGGCATTGCCCGGGCTCTGGTCAGCAACCTGACTGGTGGACGCCGCCAGGGTGGATCTACTCTGACCCAGCAGTTGGTTAAAAACTTTTACCTGTCACCTGAAAAAACCTATAAACGAAAGATTAATGAAGCCCTGATGGCCATGCTCATCGAACTTCATTATGACAAAGATGAAATTCTGGAAGCATACCTGAATGAAGTAAATCTGGGCCAGAATGGTAATTATTCAATTAATGGTTACGGTCTGGCTTCCCAATTCTATTTTGGTCTGCCTTTACGTGAACTGAATATTTCACAGCAGGCTTTCCTGGTAGGCCTGGTACAGGGTCCTTCCTTATATAACCCGTGGCGTAATCCTGAAGCGGCTAAGAAACGCCGCAATGTAGTACTAAAAAACATGCAGGTGATGGGTTACTTGACTGAAGCTGAATATGAAGAAGAAAGTGCCCGCCCATTAAATGTAATTAGCAAGCCAACTTTAGGACCAGCCAAATTTCCAGATTTTCTCGATATCGTACGCCGTCAGCTACGTACCGAATATCAGGATGGCGACCTGACCAATCGAGGCTTGCGTATTTTTACAACACTTGACCCGATTGCCCAGACCCGTGTGCAGACAGCTTTCAAAAATTCTGTAGAACGTTTATCCAAGCGTAATCCAGGCCGTTTAAAAAACCTGCAGGGTGCAGTACTGATTGCTCATCCGGAGAATGGAGAACTCATAGCTGCTGTTGGTTCAACTCAGGATTTTACTGGCTTTAACCGTGCTCTTGATGCCAAACGTCAAGTAGGATCACTTTTAAAACCGGTGATCTATCTGAGTGCTATTGAGTCAGGGCGTTATACCTGGGCCAGTTCGATTCAGGATGCTGCTATCAGTATTCCAATAGATAAAAGCAAGGAATGGACACCCAAGAATTATGCGGGTGGTGAATATGGTGTAGTCAGCATGATGCAGGCGCTGGCTAACTCTTATAATCTGTCTGCTGTACGACTTGGTCAGGAATTTGGCCTCTCGACATTTACCAATCAGTTAAGAAAATTTGGAGTGACTTCAAACATTCCAGCCTTTCCGTCTATTTTCTTGGGCGCTGTCGAAATGTCGCCAATGGAAGTCATGAGTATTTATGAAAACTTCGCGACTGGTGGTTTCAAATATCCACCACGTGCCATACGTACAGTAGTAGATGCAGATGGCCGGCTATTGGACCGTTACGGACTGGATGTACAGCAGACCATCGACCCGTCGAGTGCCTATATTCTAAACTATGGCCTGCAGCAGGTCATGAACATTGGTACTGGGCGTTCTGCATATAACAGTTTTCCAGCCAGCCTTAAACTGGCCGGTAAATCAGGTACCACCAATGACACACGTGACTCATGGTTTGCAGGCTATTCAGGCAATCATCTGGCAGTAGTATGGCTAGGGCTAGACAATAACAAGGTAACGGGCCTTACTGGTTCTACAGGTGCATTGCCGGTATGGATTAATGTAATGAAACAGTTGAAACAGGAACCGGTCAATCTGCGCCAGACTGATAATGTACAGTGGCACTGGATTGACCGCGCTACCGGTTATTTATCTGCTCAGGGCTGTGAAGGTGCCATGTACATTCCTATACTGCGTCATACAGTACCACGCCGAGCTACTGCCTGTGGCCTTTCACATTATCAGGTCGAACCAGTTTACACACCTGATACCGAACATAACGACGCACCTGCGCCTGAAGAAGATAGTATCGAAAACTATATCCGTGAAAGCGAGACTGAAATGGAACAGACGTTACCGTCTTCTGAAGGCCGAATCATCTCAAGCGGAAGTTATGAAAATTAA
- the hemP gene encoding hemin uptake protein HemP — MNAPFNLFARQTQASTSLPMLQSSNLFALGREIRIMHAGEEYRLRLTRNNRLILTK; from the coding sequence ATGAACGCACCATTCAACCTATTTGCACGCCAGACTCAAGCCAGCACTTCTCTGCCAATGCTACAATCCAGCAATCTTTTTGCACTCGGGCGTGAAATCCGTATTATGCATGCGGGTGAAGAGTACCGCTTACGTCTGACCCGCAACAATCGTTTAATTCTAACCAAATAA
- a CDS encoding NUDIX domain-containing protein encodes MSKPIVHVAVALLFHRSKVLVGWREAKQHQGNKYEFPGGKVEGNETPEETCRREIYEEVGVGLSDWHPFSLICHEYDDITVHLHLFFAHVPEEMLNQIQKPWAWYTREKLQTLDFPAANQPVIERLYWPHSIRIGTALSAIEQLAQDMLFYWRPEEAEIDKNWLLEYSIQQLNKLIVPYQVWRSLNVEQQHHIAAVHLKQSEQMSLKKGELCIGIRYIAACHDAASVQHAVQIGCEAVLISPVQATPTHPEAPALGWDAFAELAHQADVPVFALGGLSREDLECARQYGAYGIAGIRHI; translated from the coding sequence ATGTCTAAGCCTATCGTGCATGTTGCTGTCGCTTTATTGTTTCATCGTTCAAAAGTATTGGTTGGCTGGCGAGAAGCTAAGCAGCACCAAGGTAACAAGTATGAGTTTCCAGGTGGAAAAGTTGAAGGGAATGAAACTCCTGAAGAAACCTGTCGGCGTGAAATTTATGAAGAAGTCGGGGTTGGCTTGAGTGACTGGCATCCTTTTAGCCTGATCTGTCATGAATATGACGATATTACAGTACATTTGCATCTGTTCTTTGCACATGTACCAGAGGAGATGTTAAACCAGATTCAGAAACCATGGGCTTGGTACACACGTGAAAAATTACAAACACTTGATTTTCCAGCTGCTAATCAGCCAGTGATTGAGCGGTTATATTGGCCACATTCAATCAGGATTGGTACAGCACTTTCAGCGATAGAGCAATTAGCTCAAGATATGCTCTTTTACTGGCGGCCTGAAGAGGCTGAAATTGATAAAAATTGGCTTTTGGAATATAGCATTCAGCAACTAAATAAATTAATAGTGCCTTATCAAGTCTGGCGGTCTCTTAATGTTGAACAGCAACATCACATCGCTGCTGTACATTTAAAACAGTCTGAACAGATGTCTCTGAAAAAAGGCGAACTATGTATTGGGATTCGTTATATTGCTGCCTGCCATGATGCTGCTTCAGTACAGCATGCTGTTCAAATCGGGTGCGAGGCTGTACTTATTAGCCCTGTACAGGCTACTCCGACTCATCCAGAAGCACCAGCATTAGGCTGGGATGCATTTGCAGAACTTGCTCATCAGGCCGATGTGCCCGTTTTTGCTCTAGGCGGATTGTCTAGAGAGGATCTGGAGTGTGCCCGGCAGTACGGCGCCTATGGTATTGCCGGAATCCGTCATATCTAA